Proteins from one Catenuloplanes atrovinosus genomic window:
- the thrC gene encoding threonine synthase, whose translation MTSAVSPARALVCRGCGAEYPLAAQHACYECFGPLEVAYDQDLLKRVTREQIEAGPNNIWRYAGLLPSGQDPADRITLNPGMTPLVSAPALAAELGMTGALWVKDDSANPTHSFKDRVVSVALSAARGLGFTRFACASTGNLANSVAAHAARAGVPSIVFIPADLEQGKIITTAVYGGDLVAIEGSYDDVNRLCSELVETDEFEDTAFVNVNVRPYYAEGSKTLGYEVAEQLGWRIPEQVVIPMASGELLTKVDKAFSELVEIGLVEAPANGWTVFGAQSAGCNPIAVALHEETDEIRPVRPTGIAKSLNIGDPAAGLYALEAVRRTGGWMDYADDDEIRDAIRLLARTTGVFAETAGGVTTAVLAKLIKSGRLDPAKETVVYNTGEGLKTLDAVASLVGPTHTVKPSLRSAREAGLLG comes from the coding sequence ATGACGTCTGCCGTCAGCCCCGCTCGCGCCCTCGTCTGTCGCGGTTGCGGCGCCGAATACCCGCTCGCCGCGCAGCACGCCTGTTACGAGTGTTTCGGCCCGCTCGAGGTCGCCTACGACCAGGACCTGCTGAAGCGGGTCACCCGTGAGCAGATCGAGGCCGGTCCGAACAACATCTGGCGGTACGCGGGGCTGCTCCCGTCCGGCCAGGACCCGGCCGACCGGATCACGCTGAACCCGGGCATGACGCCGCTGGTCTCCGCGCCCGCGCTCGCCGCGGAGCTGGGCATGACCGGCGCGCTGTGGGTGAAGGACGACTCCGCGAACCCGACGCACTCGTTCAAGGACCGGGTGGTGTCGGTGGCGCTGTCCGCCGCCCGCGGCCTGGGCTTCACGCGGTTCGCCTGCGCCTCCACCGGCAACCTGGCCAACTCGGTCGCCGCGCACGCGGCCCGGGCGGGCGTGCCGTCGATCGTTTTCATCCCGGCCGACCTGGAGCAGGGCAAAATCATCACCACCGCGGTGTACGGCGGCGACCTGGTGGCGATCGAGGGGTCGTACGACGACGTCAACCGCCTGTGCAGCGAACTGGTCGAGACGGACGAGTTCGAGGACACCGCGTTCGTCAACGTCAACGTCCGGCCGTACTACGCGGAGGGCTCCAAGACGCTCGGCTACGAGGTCGCGGAGCAGCTCGGCTGGCGGATTCCGGAGCAGGTCGTGATCCCGATGGCCAGCGGCGAGCTGCTGACCAAGGTCGACAAGGCGTTCTCCGAGCTGGTCGAGATCGGACTGGTCGAGGCGCCGGCGAACGGCTGGACCGTGTTCGGCGCGCAGTCCGCCGGCTGCAACCCGATCGCGGTGGCGCTGCACGAGGAGACCGACGAGATCCGCCCGGTGCGCCCGACCGGCATCGCGAAGTCGCTGAACATCGGCGACCCGGCGGCCGGCCTCTATGCGCTGGAGGCGGTGCGGCGGACCGGCGGCTGGATGGACTACGCGGACGACGACGAGATCCGCGACGCGATCCGGCTGCTGGCGCGCACCACCGGCGTCTTCGCGGAGACCGCGGGCGGCGTCACCACCGCGGTGCTGGCCAAGCTGATCAAGTCTGGCCGGCTCGACCCGGCGAAGGAGACGGTCGTCTACAACACCGGCGAGGGATTGAAGACGCTGGACGCGGTGGCTAGCCTCGTGGGGCCGACGCACACGGTGAAGCCGTCGCTGCGTTCCGCGCGGGAGGCGGGCCTGCTCGGCTGA
- a CDS encoding DUF742 domain-containing protein, which translates to MSAGDLGPRVPDPRMVPPWHRTADELPRRRGQAAGAPEEPVRGGEDEGVIRPFLLTGGRTRPLRDGLRLETLIRAAPAALSAPLRFELLRIVRFCQEPRALADVATCLGVPVGVARVLVADLAADGYVTVDEPMPDSSALPIELIERIVDRVRAL; encoded by the coding sequence GTGAGCGCCGGGGACCTCGGCCCGCGGGTGCCGGACCCGCGGATGGTGCCGCCCTGGCACCGCACGGCGGACGAGTTGCCCCGCCGCCGCGGTCAGGCCGCCGGTGCGCCGGAGGAGCCGGTCCGCGGCGGTGAGGACGAGGGCGTTATCCGGCCGTTCCTGCTGACCGGCGGCCGGACCCGGCCGCTGCGGGACGGGCTGCGGCTGGAGACGCTGATCCGCGCCGCGCCCGCCGCGCTGTCCGCGCCGCTGCGCTTCGAGCTGCTGCGCATCGTCCGGTTCTGTCAGGAGCCGCGCGCGCTCGCGGACGTCGCGACCTGCCTGGGTGTGCCGGTCGGGGTGGCCCGGGTGCTGGTCGCGGACCTCGCCGCGGACGGCTACGTGACCGTGGACGAGCCGATGCCGGACTCCTCCGCCCTGCCCATCGAGCTGATCGAGAGGATCGTCGACCGTGTCCGGGCCCTCTAG
- a CDS encoding ABC transporter permease, which produces MSGGAVGYRPGRTLSFGAEFRRQATRMRTRLALGFMVLLPLIILIAFQFEADGDDDDGNGEFGSLIDLATSGGLNFTLFTLLVSAGFMLGVVVALFHGDTVASEASWGSLRYLLAVPVPRARLLAVKLAVALTYSGLALLTLAATALLLGTARYGWSPLRSTVAAQIPPGAGLLRLCGVVGYLAVSLLVVAGLAFLLSVLTDAPLGAVGGAVLLVILSNILDQITALGGLRNLLPTHFSDAWLGLLSTPIQADDMVKGTISAVCYATLFWSAAFWRFTRKDVTS; this is translated from the coding sequence ATGAGCGGTGGCGCGGTGGGTTACCGGCCGGGGCGGACGCTGTCGTTCGGGGCGGAGTTCCGGCGGCAGGCGACGCGGATGCGTACCCGGCTGGCATTGGGTTTCATGGTCCTGCTGCCTTTGATCATTCTGATCGCGTTCCAGTTCGAGGCCGATGGCGACGATGACGACGGCAACGGCGAGTTCGGCAGCCTGATCGATCTGGCCACGTCCGGCGGGCTCAACTTCACGCTGTTCACGCTGCTGGTTTCCGCGGGTTTCATGCTCGGCGTGGTGGTGGCGCTGTTCCACGGCGACACCGTCGCCAGCGAGGCGAGCTGGGGCAGCCTGCGCTACCTGCTGGCGGTGCCGGTGCCGAGGGCGCGGCTGCTGGCCGTGAAGCTGGCGGTGGCGCTCACCTACTCCGGGCTGGCGCTGCTGACCCTGGCCGCGACGGCGCTGCTGCTGGGCACGGCCCGGTACGGCTGGTCGCCGCTGCGCAGCACGGTCGCGGCGCAGATCCCGCCCGGTGCCGGCCTGCTCCGGCTGTGCGGCGTGGTGGGCTATCTCGCGGTCAGCCTGCTGGTCGTGGCGGGCCTCGCGTTCCTGCTGTCGGTGCTGACCGACGCGCCGCTCGGCGCGGTCGGCGGCGCGGTGCTGCTGGTGATCCTCTCCAACATCCTGGACCAGATCACCGCGCTCGGCGGCCTGCGGAACCTGCTGCCCACCCACTTCTCCGACGCCTGGCTGGGCCTGCTCTCCACGCCCATCCAGGCGGACGACATGGTCAAGGGCACCATCTCCGCGGTCTGTTACGCGACGTTGTTCTGGTCGGCCGCGTTCTGGCGATTCACCCGCAAGGATGTGACGTCGTAA
- a CDS encoding GNAT family N-acetyltransferase — protein MTSTIAPVRHPAPVTIARVRVPDAARMRALRLEMLADSPLAFLETVADAAARPHEDFRAQIAHNIRSGLAVQFVAVEDGRFVGHAGGIVLASDRRVTVIFAVYVTPRLRGTGLVGELIEAVARWSRDERRPELMLEVVTGNDRAVRAYERLGFRDTGIRVPHPTLPGLTELQMRRRA, from the coding sequence ATGACCAGCACCATTGCCCCGGTACGCCACCCCGCCCCCGTCACGATCGCGCGCGTTCGGGTCCCCGACGCCGCGCGAATGCGGGCGCTGCGACTGGAAATGCTCGCCGATTCTCCGCTCGCATTTCTGGAAACGGTGGCGGATGCCGCGGCACGGCCGCACGAGGATTTCCGCGCACAGATCGCGCACAACATCCGATCGGGTCTGGCCGTCCAGTTCGTGGCCGTCGAGGATGGACGGTTCGTGGGGCATGCGGGCGGGATCGTGCTGGCCTCGGACCGCCGGGTGACCGTGATATTCGCGGTCTACGTGACGCCGCGGCTGCGCGGAACGGGGCTGGTCGGAGAGCTGATCGAGGCGGTGGCGCGATGGTCGCGGGACGAGCGGCGGCCGGAGCTGATGCTGGAGGTGGTGACCGGCAACGACCGCGCGGTCCGGGCGTACGAACGACTCGGTTTCCGCGACACCGGCATCCGGGTACCACATCCGACGCTGCCCGGTCTGACCGAACTCCAAATGCGACGGCGGGCCTGA
- a CDS encoding sensor histidine kinase: protein MDAAERDRRGRSATIHGRVARLLAVPLVAVLLLLGDLVLKEIDEYHAADGATATVELGMSAQDLVHELQYERDLTGVVLAGDARWRADLVAQRVKVDAARSALEGVRDAEGPGPEAVYAVVRQLDDLGRVRVEADTGRTARQPAAQWYTDRIAALNRLDTGLDAPFPDPDPELRRGLAALQALSGAKESGSAARGLIGAAYVRGRLEDGERADLSTLIAAKRVALAEVSRYASPRALDRLKAATTGPDGTEVTAAEQAALDAAPEGDPADWLRASTVLTDELGAVQGIVADDVRARTDDLRGEAIFDLSGLGVGILFALIAGLLLGRSASTGITRPLARLASEADAAASQRLPAAVARLHEGETTGPPPPVAVPARATAEIRSVTEALNRLQSSAYGLAAEQAVLRRNTADSMANLGRRNQNLLRRQLSFITQLEREETDPAGLANLFELDHLATRMRRNAESLLVLVGEATPRSWSRPLPMADVLRSALAEVEDYRRVSLRRIDDAFVPGAYVADLAHMVAELVENGLTFSPPDFDVEVHGRWVDREAYLIAIVDQGVGMSPEELARANARLAGAEPFSVAPTKYLGHYVVGHLAGKLGMTVEICQSPVTGTTARVKVPASLLVAPPAENVPASTPTTTFHIDAVPVPAPASAPPAPAPRTPAPVPRTPVPAPVAPAAPEAEVTPNGLVKRVPRHRRGPAGGAVPRQGPRGAGNGTAARLAAERPVPADIGATMTALRRGLHLGRAASEGTTHDGFDDENGKAR from the coding sequence GTGGACGCCGCCGAGCGCGACCGGCGCGGCCGGTCGGCCACCATCCACGGCCGCGTCGCACGCCTGCTGGCCGTGCCGCTGGTGGCGGTGCTGCTGCTGCTCGGCGACCTGGTGCTCAAGGAGATCGACGAGTACCACGCCGCGGACGGCGCCACCGCCACGGTGGAGCTGGGCATGTCGGCGCAGGATCTGGTGCACGAGCTGCAGTACGAGCGCGACCTGACCGGCGTGGTGCTGGCCGGCGACGCCCGGTGGCGCGCGGACCTGGTCGCCCAGCGGGTGAAGGTGGACGCCGCCCGCAGCGCGCTCGAGGGCGTCCGCGACGCGGAGGGGCCCGGTCCCGAGGCGGTCTACGCGGTCGTGCGGCAGCTCGACGACCTCGGCCGGGTACGCGTGGAGGCGGACACCGGCCGGACCGCGCGGCAGCCCGCCGCGCAGTGGTACACCGATCGGATCGCCGCGTTGAACCGGCTGGACACCGGGCTGGACGCGCCGTTCCCGGACCCGGACCCGGAGCTGCGCCGCGGGCTCGCCGCGCTCCAGGCGCTCTCCGGCGCGAAGGAGTCCGGCTCCGCGGCGCGCGGGCTGATCGGCGCGGCGTACGTGCGCGGCCGGCTGGAGGACGGCGAGCGCGCCGACCTCTCCACGCTGATCGCGGCGAAGCGGGTCGCGCTGGCCGAGGTCTCCCGCTACGCCTCGCCGCGCGCGCTGGATCGGCTCAAGGCCGCCACCACCGGACCGGACGGCACCGAGGTCACCGCCGCCGAGCAGGCCGCGCTGGACGCGGCGCCGGAGGGCGACCCGGCGGACTGGCTGCGCGCCAGCACGGTGCTGACCGACGAACTCGGCGCGGTGCAGGGCATCGTCGCCGACGACGTCCGGGCCCGTACCGACGACCTGCGCGGCGAGGCGATCTTCGACCTGAGCGGGCTCGGCGTCGGCATCCTGTTCGCGCTCATCGCCGGCCTGCTGCTCGGCCGGTCCGCCTCGACCGGCATCACCCGGCCGCTGGCCCGGCTGGCGAGCGAGGCGGACGCCGCCGCGTCGCAGCGACTCCCGGCCGCGGTCGCGCGGCTGCACGAGGGCGAGACGACCGGCCCGCCGCCGCCGGTGGCGGTGCCGGCCCGGGCCACCGCGGAGATCCGCTCGGTGACGGAGGCGCTGAACCGCCTGCAGTCCTCCGCGTACGGGCTCGCCGCCGAGCAGGCCGTGCTGCGCCGGAACACCGCGGACTCGATGGCGAACCTGGGCCGCCGCAACCAGAACCTGCTCCGCCGCCAGCTCAGCTTCATCACCCAGCTGGAGCGCGAGGAGACCGATCCGGCCGGTCTGGCGAACCTGTTCGAGCTGGACCACCTGGCGACCCGCATGCGGCGCAACGCGGAGAGCCTGCTGGTGCTGGTCGGGGAGGCGACGCCGCGGAGCTGGTCGCGCCCGTTGCCGATGGCCGACGTGCTGCGCTCCGCGCTCGCCGAGGTGGAGGACTACCGCCGGGTGTCGCTGCGCCGGATCGATGACGCGTTCGTGCCCGGCGCGTACGTGGCCGACCTGGCCCACATGGTCGCCGAGCTGGTCGAGAACGGGCTCACCTTCTCCCCGCCGGACTTCGACGTGGAGGTGCACGGGCGGTGGGTGGACCGGGAGGCGTACCTGATCGCGATCGTGGACCAGGGCGTCGGCATGAGCCCGGAGGAACTGGCCCGGGCCAACGCGCGGCTGGCCGGCGCGGAGCCGTTCTCGGTGGCGCCCACGAAGTACCTGGGGCACTACGTGGTCGGCCACCTCGCCGGGAAGCTCGGCATGACCGTGGAGATTTGCCAGTCGCCGGTGACCGGCACGACCGCCCGGGTGAAGGTGCCGGCCTCGCTGCTGGTCGCGCCGCCGGCGGAGAACGTGCCGGCGTCGACGCCCACCACCACGTTCCACATCGACGCGGTGCCGGTGCCGGCGCCCGCCTCCGCACCGCCCGCCCCGGCGCCGCGCACTCCCGCCCCGGTGCCGCGCACTCCCGTCCCGGCGCCGGTCGCGCCGGCCGCACCGGAGGCCGAGGTGACGCCGAACGGGCTGGTCAAGCGCGTACCGAGGCATCGTCGCGGCCCGGCCGGAGGCGCCGTCCCCCGGCAGGGCCCGCGCGGCGCCGGGAACGGCACGGCCGCGCGCCTCGCCGCGGAGCGGCCGGTGCCGGCCGACATCGGCGCCACCATGACGGCGCTCCGCCGCGGCCTGCACCTGGGCCGCGCGGCGAGCGAGGGCACCACCCACGACGGCTTCGACGACGAGAACGGGAAGGCGCGATGA
- a CDS encoding roadblock/LC7 domain-containing protein, producing MSIDAGPDTTAHRFNWLITNFVRGTAGVREAVAVSSDGMLIATSAGLSRADADHLAAIVSGLSSLARSAARRYEFTGLKLIMIEMTSGFLIVSALGGGTCLGVLAVGDCDVALIGYEIALLGERVGDLLTPALIAESRRTLPR from the coding sequence ATGAGCATCGACGCAGGGCCGGACACCACGGCTCACCGCTTCAACTGGCTGATCACCAACTTCGTCCGGGGTACGGCCGGCGTGCGCGAGGCCGTAGCCGTCTCCTCGGACGGCATGCTGATCGCCACGTCCGCCGGTCTGTCCCGCGCCGACGCCGACCACCTCGCGGCGATCGTCTCCGGACTGAGCAGCCTGGCCCGCAGCGCGGCCCGCCGCTACGAGTTCACCGGCCTCAAACTGATCATGATCGAGATGACCTCCGGCTTCCTGATCGTCTCCGCGCTCGGCGGCGGCACCTGCCTCGGCGTGCTCGCGGTCGGCGACTGCGACGTGGCGCTGATCGGGTACGAGATCGCGCTGCTCGGCGAGCGGGTCGGCGACCTGCTCACGCCGGCGCTGATCGCCGAGTCCCGCCGGACGCTCCCGCGGTGA
- a CDS encoding GNAT family N-acetyltransferase — MSLRVTAVDLADDPECGEATAIMRLAGRTDTPDLPVLSQRRYLSRLRNPQVGERRLGFLARADGVAVGTGLLVLPDERNRDTAMIEVHVLPEHRRRGAGRALHEHLTGIVRGEGRTTVLATTSESLPGGPARPGHGSAFAEALGYRRASTAHGQALDLDDVPVERLLSQATPHTAGYSPVLWTGEVPEADVEDIAYLNGRLLLDAPTGELELEAEKPDPSVIRAYERGYRDKGGTLFHAAMRDDATGRLVAWTMIEQLDEPVSWGWQQITLVDPAHRGHRLGMAVKIHNHLQVRAKAPELRHLHTWNSAANTHMMAINAALGFRPAGATIDWQRRF, encoded by the coding sequence ATGAGCCTGCGCGTCACCGCCGTCGACCTCGCCGACGACCCCGAGTGCGGGGAGGCGACGGCGATCATGCGCCTCGCCGGCCGCACCGACACCCCGGACCTGCCCGTTCTCAGCCAGCGCCGATACCTGTCCCGGTTACGGAATCCGCAGGTCGGCGAGCGTCGGCTCGGCTTCCTGGCCCGGGCGGACGGCGTCGCGGTCGGCACCGGCCTGCTGGTCCTGCCGGACGAGCGGAACCGGGACACCGCGATGATCGAGGTGCACGTGCTGCCGGAGCACCGCCGCCGGGGCGCGGGCCGCGCGCTGCACGAGCACCTCACCGGGATCGTCCGCGGCGAGGGCCGCACGACCGTGCTGGCGACCACGTCGGAGTCGCTGCCCGGTGGCCCGGCGCGCCCCGGTCACGGCTCCGCGTTCGCGGAGGCGCTCGGCTACCGGCGCGCCTCGACCGCGCACGGGCAGGCACTGGACCTCGACGACGTACCGGTCGAGCGACTCCTGTCGCAGGCCACGCCGCACACGGCGGGATACTCGCCGGTGCTCTGGACCGGCGAGGTGCCGGAGGCCGACGTCGAGGACATCGCCTATCTGAACGGGCGGCTGCTGCTCGACGCGCCGACCGGCGAGCTGGAGCTGGAGGCGGAGAAGCCGGACCCGTCCGTGATCCGCGCCTACGAGCGGGGCTACCGCGACAAGGGCGGCACGCTGTTCCACGCGGCCATGCGGGACGACGCCACCGGCCGGCTCGTCGCCTGGACGATGATCGAGCAGCTGGACGAGCCGGTCTCGTGGGGCTGGCAGCAGATCACGCTGGTCGACCCGGCGCACCGCGGTCACCGCCTCGGGATGGCCGTCAAAATCCACAACCATCTGCAGGTACGGGCGAAAGCGCCCGAACTTCGCCACCTGCACACCTGGAACTCGGCCGCGAACACGCACATGATGGCGATCAACGCGGCGCTCGGCTTCCGTCCCGCCGGAGCGACGATCGACTGGCAGCGGCGCTTCTAG
- a CDS encoding GTP-binding protein yields the protein MSGPSSATTTPVVVKIVISGGFGVGKTTFVSAISEIEPLLTEADMTEVSIGVDDTRAVAGKTTTTVALDFGRIHLDASLMLYLFGTPGQDRFSFLWDDLVDGALGAVVLVDTRRIEDSYPAVDYFEEMGLPFLLAVNPFDGAPRFALEEVRDALGVGPEVPIAECDARARSSVKDALVQLMEQVLRRRMRGLATASVRE from the coding sequence GTGTCCGGGCCCTCTAGTGCGACGACCACCCCGGTGGTCGTGAAGATCGTGATCAGCGGCGGCTTCGGAGTGGGCAAGACCACCTTCGTGAGCGCCATATCCGAGATCGAGCCGCTGCTCACCGAGGCGGACATGACCGAGGTGTCGATCGGCGTGGACGACACGCGTGCGGTCGCCGGCAAGACCACCACCACGGTCGCGCTCGACTTCGGCCGCATCCACCTCGACGCGTCGCTGATGCTCTACCTGTTCGGCACGCCGGGCCAGGACCGCTTCTCGTTCCTCTGGGACGACCTGGTGGACGGTGCGCTGGGCGCGGTGGTGCTGGTCGATACGCGCCGGATCGAGGACAGCTATCCCGCGGTCGACTACTTCGAGGAGATGGGCCTGCCGTTCCTGCTGGCGGTGAACCCGTTCGACGGCGCGCCACGGTTCGCGCTGGAGGAGGTGCGGGACGCGCTCGGCGTGGGACCGGAGGTGCCGATCGCGGAGTGTGACGCCCGCGCGCGGTCCTCGGTGAAGGACGCGCTGGTGCAGCTGATGGAGCAGGTGCTGCGCCGGCGGATGCGAGGGCTGGCCACCGCCTCGGTACGTGAGTGA
- a CDS encoding cold-shock protein: protein MAQGTVKWFNSEKGYGFIAVDGGQDVFVHFSAIEMDGYKALDDGQRVEFEIAQGQKGPQAEKVRVIA from the coding sequence GTGGCACAGGGCACCGTCAAGTGGTTCAACAGCGAAAAGGGCTACGGTTTCATCGCGGTTGACGGGGGGCAGGACGTCTTCGTCCACTTCTCCGCGATCGAGATGGACGGCTACAAGGCGTTGGACGACGGGCAGCGCGTGGAGTTCGAGATCGCGCAGGGTCAGAAGGGACCGCAGGCGGAGAAGGTGCGGGTCATCGCCTGA
- a CDS encoding alpha/beta fold hydrolase, producing the protein MPRVLSRMTPRRWIAGTAALAVLAGLTGWAVWPEDPGFTFHDEVITVASGPSGTEPVALDTRYFVPDGASESAPVPALLLAHGFGGDMHSVHAQAEDLARAGYAVMTWTARGFGKSGGQIHLNSQDHEVRDAQRLLDRLAARPEVRRDAPGDPRVGAVGGSYGGALALLLAARDSRVDAIVPMITWNDLGRAFLPDAAGGPVVDGVFKKAWAGTFFSSGAGPPGPDTDPACGRFAADVCAAFLAIATTGRATPETVAVLDRSSPARVLDRIKAPTLLIQGLADTLFPLSEADANARGIAANGHGTPVRVAWYAGGHDGGPGPRTDQDRVEELTDEWLDHYVAGEGGAPPDSFTYSRVAGFDALDRGLVTNAYSIADYPGLTAEPAVSVGVTGPPQRIANPPGGNPAALSSLPGAGSALSSVLGTALSDLPGQHASYVSDPLTAALDVGGSPRVRLRAASPTGEAVLFVKLYDVDPDGGATLSEGLIAPVRLTGLPATIDAARPVTVTLPAVVRRVDEGHRLRVVVATSDQAFAGPDTPAVYTVAVEPQVSLPILTGTPMAGPGAIWRWVLAGLLAAIALGLAAVLLVARARHRRIDRSVAAEHADTPLVVSGLRKEYADGFVAVSTVDFTVRRGQVVGLLGPNGAGKTTTLRVLMGLTQPTRGEIRIFGHRLTPGSPVLSRVGALVEGPGFLPHLTGEENLRAYWRATGRPWEDARFEEALEIAGLGDSVHRRTRKYSHGMRQRLAIAQAMLGLPELLVLDEPTDGLDPPQIAEMRRVLRRYATDGRAVLVSSHLLAEVEQTCTHAVVVNKGTIVASGPVEEIVGDSPTVHLDVDDPVAARAALDGLGGVRFLQEAENGGLIVDLNGTPRREVVASLVRAGVGVDRVAPRRRLEDAFLALVGENSRGSGDR; encoded by the coding sequence ATGCCCCGTGTGCTGTCGCGAATGACCCCCCGCCGCTGGATCGCCGGTACGGCGGCGCTGGCGGTGCTGGCCGGGCTGACCGGGTGGGCGGTGTGGCCGGAGGATCCCGGCTTCACGTTCCACGACGAGGTGATCACCGTGGCGTCCGGCCCGTCCGGGACCGAGCCGGTCGCGCTGGACACCCGCTACTTCGTGCCGGACGGCGCGTCGGAGTCCGCGCCGGTGCCGGCGCTGCTGCTGGCGCACGGGTTCGGCGGCGACATGCACAGCGTGCACGCGCAGGCGGAGGACCTGGCCCGGGCCGGGTACGCGGTGATGACCTGGACCGCGCGCGGCTTCGGCAAAAGCGGCGGGCAGATCCACCTGAACAGCCAGGACCACGAGGTACGGGACGCGCAGCGGCTGCTGGACCGGCTGGCCGCCCGGCCGGAGGTGCGCCGGGACGCGCCGGGCGATCCGCGGGTCGGCGCGGTGGGCGGCTCCTACGGCGGCGCGCTCGCGCTGCTGCTGGCCGCGCGCGACTCCCGGGTGGACGCGATCGTTCCGATGATCACGTGGAACGACCTGGGCCGCGCGTTCCTGCCGGACGCGGCCGGCGGCCCGGTGGTGGACGGCGTGTTCAAGAAGGCCTGGGCCGGAACGTTCTTCTCCAGCGGGGCCGGGCCACCGGGGCCGGACACCGATCCCGCCTGCGGGCGCTTCGCCGCGGACGTCTGCGCCGCGTTCCTGGCGATCGCGACCACCGGCCGGGCCACGCCGGAGACGGTCGCGGTGCTGGACCGGTCCAGCCCGGCCCGCGTGCTCGACCGGATCAAGGCGCCCACGCTGCTGATCCAGGGCCTGGCGGACACGCTGTTCCCGCTCTCCGAGGCGGACGCGAACGCGCGCGGCATCGCGGCGAACGGCCACGGCACGCCGGTCCGGGTCGCCTGGTACGCGGGCGGGCACGACGGCGGCCCCGGCCCGCGCACCGACCAGGACCGGGTCGAGGAGCTGACCGATGAGTGGCTGGACCACTACGTGGCCGGTGAGGGCGGCGCGCCGCCGGACTCGTTCACCTACTCGCGGGTGGCCGGCTTCGACGCGCTGGATCGCGGACTGGTCACGAACGCGTACTCGATCGCGGACTATCCGGGTCTGACCGCGGAGCCGGCCGTGTCGGTGGGCGTGACCGGCCCGCCGCAGCGGATCGCGAACCCGCCGGGCGGCAACCCGGCCGCGCTCTCCTCGCTGCCCGGCGCCGGGTCCGCGCTGTCGTCCGTGCTCGGCACCGCGCTCTCCGACCTGCCGGGCCAGCACGCGTCCTATGTGTCCGACCCGTTGACGGCCGCGCTGGACGTGGGCGGCTCACCGCGGGTCCGGCTGCGCGCCGCGTCGCCGACCGGCGAGGCCGTGCTGTTCGTCAAGCTCTACGACGTCGACCCGGACGGTGGTGCCACGCTCTCCGAGGGTCTGATCGCGCCGGTACGGCTGACCGGCCTGCCCGCCACGATCGACGCCGCGCGCCCGGTCACCGTGACGTTGCCGGCCGTCGTGCGCCGCGTCGACGAGGGGCACCGGCTGCGGGTCGTGGTCGCCACCTCGGACCAGGCGTTCGCCGGCCCGGACACGCCCGCGGTCTACACCGTCGCGGTCGAGCCGCAGGTCAGCCTGCCGATCCTGACCGGTACGCCGATGGCCGGCCCGGGTGCGATCTGGCGCTGGGTGCTGGCCGGGCTGCTGGCCGCGATCGCGCTCGGCCTGGCCGCGGTGCTGCTGGTGGCGCGCGCCCGGCACCGCCGCATCGACCGCTCGGTCGCGGCCGAGCACGCGGACACGCCGCTGGTGGTGTCCGGGCTGCGCAAGGAGTACGCGGACGGCTTCGTCGCGGTGTCCACCGTGGACTTCACGGTCCGGCGCGGCCAGGTGGTCGGGCTGCTCGGCCCGAACGGCGCCGGGAAGACCACCACCCTCCGGGTGCTGATGGGCCTGACCCAGCCGACCCGGGGCGAGATCCGGATCTTCGGGCACCGGCTGACGCCCGGCTCACCGGTGCTCTCCCGGGTCGGGGCGCTGGTCGAGGGCCCGGGCTTCCTGCCACACCTGACCGGCGAGGAGAACTTGCGGGCGTACTGGCGCGCGACCGGCCGGCCGTGGGAGGACGCCCGGTTCGAGGAGGCGCTGGAGATCGCCGGCCTCGGCGACTCGGTGCACCGGCGGACGCGCAAGTACAGCCACGGCATGCGGCAGCGGCTGGCGATCGCGCAGGCCATGCTGGGCCTGCCCGAGTTGCTGGTGCTGGACGAGCCGACGGACGGCCTGGATCCGCCGCAGATCGCGGAGATGCGCCGGGTGCTGCGGCGGTACGCCACGGACGGCCGGGCCGTGCTCGTCTCCAGCCACCTGCTGGCCGAGGTGGAGCAGACCTGCACGCACGCGGTGGTGGTGAACAAGGGCACGATCGTGGCGTCCGGCCCGGTCGAGGAGATCGTCGGTGACTCGCCCACCGTGCACCTGGACGTGGACGATCCGGTCGCGGCGCGCGCCGCGCTGGACGGGCTCGGCGGCGTGCGGTTCCTGCAGGAGGCGGAGAACGGCGGCCTGATCGTGGACCTGAACGGCACGCCCCGCCGCGAGGTGGTGGCGTCGCTGGTCCGGGCCGGCGTGGGCGTGGACCGGGTGGCGCCGCGCCGCCGCCTGGAGGACGCCTTCCTGGCGCTGGTCGGGGAGAACTCGCGGGGGAGTGGGGACCGATGA